The region GGCTACATGTGCGAAGTCGCCGCTGCCGGGGTCACCAAATGGTCGGGGGTCCTGCGTCTTGCCGCGCAGTGGGGCATTGCCCCGGCGGAAATTTGCGCCGTGGGCGACGATGTTAACGACATTCCCATGATCGAGGGCGCCGGCCTGGGCGTGGCGATGGGCAACGCAACGCCAGAAACCATCGTCGCCGCCGATCGCGTGTGCCGGCCACTCGGCCACGATGGACTGGCCCAGGTGGTCGAGTGGCTGCTGGCCGAGTAAACCGCGGCGAGCGATCACACCTCGTCGCGCTTCTTGTCTCCGTCGTCCGGCCTGTCGTGGCGATCTTTGTCGTGGTGACGCTTTTTGCCGCCGGGGCCTCCTTTGCCCTTGTGCTTTCTCTTGCCGTCCGGCTTCCCCTTGTCGCCCTTCTTGGCCATTCGTTCGGCCAGCACGGTTAGTTCATCGCGGTCGATGAAGCCGTCGCTATTGCGATCGATCTTGTCAAAGCGCTCGCTCAGCCGTTCGGGCGCCTCTTCCTTCGAGAGTTTGCCGTCGCCGTCCTTGTCGGCCGACAGTAGGCGCTCGAGCAGCGGATGCGCTCGATCAGGGGCAGGGCCGTCGCCACGCTGGGCCAGCGTCTCGCCATCCGGTCGGTGTGGCCGACCGACGATCTCTTGTGGCGTGATGGCGCCATCACCATCGCGATCGAGCGCCTTGAGAGTCTCGGCCGCGCGAGAGATTTCTTCGCCGTCGATGCGGCCGTCGCCGTTGGCGTCTAGCGAACGAAACAACTGCGCCGGCGGTCCACCGGGACCATGATGATCGGGATGGGGGCCATCGGGGCCGCCACGCTTGCCGCGCCCCGGCCGTCGCTCTCCATCGGGGCGGCGACGCCGATCGCCATCGGGACGGTCACGACCTTCTCCATCCGGCCGGCCTTTCGCAAATCGCTCGCGCATGGCACGAGCGGCTTTCTCCATTTCGGCCTTATCTAGCGCGTCGTCGTCGTTCTCGTCGAACTGGTCGAGCATCCGCTCGAACATTCCTCGCCCCTGCTCCGGCAATTCGTCGAGCGCCACCTTGCCGTCGCCGTTGGCGTCCATTTCTTTCAGTCGCTCAAACGGGCGGGGGCGATCGCCGCGCGGGCCGCGCTGGGGTCGGTCGTCCAGGCTGCCGTGTTTGGTCTCTGCCGCGGTTAAACCGGCCTCCATTTCCTCAGCGCTCAACCGCTTATCGCCGTTCTTGTCAGCCTGATCGACCAGCCGATCGAACAATCGCCGCTTGTCGTCCGGAGCCTCGTCGCCAGTCACTTGGCCATCTTTGTTCTGATCCAACTGCTCGAACAGCTTGCCCGCGTCGATGTTCGACGCCGGCTTGTCTTCGTCCGACCAGGCAAATGGGGCAAAGCCGAGCAACACGGCAATCCCGAGAATCAGCGTATTTTTCGTCATCGTCATACCTTTGCAAAAAGGGCGTCTCTACCGTGTTTAACCCGCGTACTGCTGGTAAGTATCGCGCGGAGGGGGGTTTTTCACGGCCTGCTGCCGAGTTGTGCTGCCTCTGCAGGGCGCTGAGGAGGGGTCGCAGGTTGACGTTGTTTGGTCTGGAGAGCGGGCCTATACTCAGCCCCGCACCGGGTTCCACGTTGCCGAAACGCAACGTGTTCCAGAAGCGATACTCCGGCCGTTTCGCACGCCGCGCCCAGCGGCGCGGACCGTGCGGGTGGAACGTTTCGCCAAGTCAACAAAGTGCCCCGCGCTGCTAGCATTGGCGCGGCCGCTTATGTGAGTTGCATGGTGTGTGAAAAGGTTGACGGCCTCTCGAATTTTGGATGGAATTGCCGCCCCTCCGCGGCCGATGTAACGGGTGTCAGAGCCCGCGAAGTCGAACGCGACACGGAAAGCGGCGCCGAGTTACTGTGTCGTTGTTTTGAGCTGAACGCAGCTTCGCGGGATCACTCGCCAAACGTTCTCCCCAGCGCCGCAATCGCACGAGCCGCCACGAGGCTCAGACGGGAGAACAGGGTCGGCCAGTCCGCGACCGCTCGTTTGGTTCATGGCCAAGGCGACAAGCGCGAACCGCGTTTGTCGATCAGCCGATCGCGGCGAACTACACGCTCCGCGATCTGCCTGAGCCAGGGCCAGAAGTCGCCGGAGACAGAGCATGCAAATCTACGGACCTAATTACATTCACGGCCCTCAAGCGATCCGCGCCCCGCACACCACCTCGCCGGCCGCCGCGCCCCGCGCCGCTGCGGCCACGCAAGGCGCCGACCAGGTCGAAATCTCGCAGGCCGCGCAATTGGCCAGCAAGCTCAGCGAGATCCCTGATATCCGCCACGAGCGCGTGCAGTCGCTGCGCGCCGCCATCGCCGATGGCTCCTACGAGACGGGCGACAAGCTCGATGGCGCGCTCGAGCGCCTGCTCGACGAGATCGGCTGAGCATCTCAGTTGCCTCGCTAATCCCAGTAGCACCACGGCCGAGCGGCCCCCCAAGTCGCTCGGCCGTTTCTCGTAGGTACGTTGACTGTATGGCGAGTCGGATACGTTAACGCCGCTGGCTGCTCAAGTCGCGCTACTCTCCAGCGGCCGCCGCGCGACCACCGCGATGGCCGGTGTGAACCGACGAAACCGCCGCGTCGGGAGATGAACGTAATAGCCAAGCGGCAGCAGATAGCGATACACGCCGTGCCAGTCGACCAACTCGAAGCGGCCGGTGAGCCAATCGATCCAGAATTGGCGCGACCGCTTGTGCAGATGCGTGGGATCGCGGTCGAGCGCGTGAATAATCGGCCCCGTCGGCCCATCGTAAACCGGCACGACAAACACAAAATATCCGCCCGGGCGTAAATGCCGAAAAACGCCATCGGCGACCTGCTCCAGGTCTTGAATGTGCTCAATCACATCGAACGCGGCCACGCAGTCAAACGTCTCCGCAAACGGTATCCGCGCGCCGCTCGCCACCGCCAGCGTGGCCGTCGGCGCCGCTAGCCGCGCCTGCTCAATAGCGTAGTCGCTCACATCCAGCCCCCAGCAGCGCCAGCGGTCGTCAAGCGACGCTAAAAAGCCGCCGAACGCGCAGCCGATTTCCAACAATTTGGCGGGCCGATCGCAGGTGGCGGCCGGTTCGATCAGGTGACGGTAAAACGCCAGCTTGCGCGCGGGGTTCTGCCGTTGATAGTTGGCGTAGTTGGCGGCGAAGTAGTCGCGATCAAAAGTCGAGCTCACTGCCATCGGGTGAACTTTCGTTGGACCAGCACCGCCAAGGTCTGCCGTATGGTGCGGCCAATCCGCATCTTGGTCGCCCCCTCCTTCTGGTCGTAGCGCAAGATGAACGGCACTTCACCAAACACCAGTTGCATGGGACGCAGCTTGAGCAGGATATCGACCATGCACTGAAAACCGTCTTGATTCAAAAAGTCGTCGGCGTAGCGCCGCACGGCCTGTTGAATCACCTCCGCCCGATAGGCCCGATAGCCACAAGTGTAATCGCGCACGCCCGAGATGGGGTACAATACGCGAAACAGCCAACTTGCCCCATAGCTCAACACGCGGCGCGACCAGGGGACGCCAATCGAGCGCGAGCCGGGCTGATAGCGCGAGGCGATCACCACGTCGAATCCCTCGCGGATCAGCCGCACCATCCGCAGAATGAGGCCGGGCGAGTGGGTGTCGTCGGCGTCCATCGTGATGATCACATCGGCCGGCGACGCCAACTCGACAGCGGCCAACAGCCCATCGCGAATCGTCGCTCCTAGTCCTTGGTTTTGCGCGTGTTGCTTGAGCAAGATGGGCATGCGCAAGGCGCGCTCGCGAACGATCCGCGCCGTGTCATCGGTGCTGCCGTCGTCGATCACGATGATCTGATACGCCAGCCCCGCTTCGTCCAGCGCGTCGTCGGTGTTGTCGAGCAATCGGCCAATGCGCGCCGCCTCGTTGAAGGCGGGCAGCACGATGAACACCCGCCGCGGCGGGCGAACGCGCGCGGGCGCTGCTGGCTGGCCTTGCGACATGACGCTTTCCACAACCGACCGATGGAACTTCGCTGAACTGCTACTGTAGCAGCCGGCGAGTCGATTCGCCGGGCGGCGGTTGATCGCTCGGGCTCAATCGATACAGCGTGAGATGATCGGTCTTTTGCCGCGATTGGGCCTGCTCCACCAAACCCAGTAGGCCGCGCGTCTGGCGAGCAAAATCGTCCCCTGCCTGCTGGCTGGCGGCGGCGAGCCAGTCGTCCACATGGTCGAGCACCGCCACCATCGTCGGCGCCCGGTCGGGTCGCGCCGCGCCGGTCGGGTTGCGATCGGCAAACTGCACGTCGCGCTTGGCGTACCACTCAACTGCCGGATGATACGGTATGCCGAGCACCAGCACGTTGTCATGCGGCCCCGCGACATCGCCAATCTCGACGCCCGCGATCAACGCGTCGAAGTTGGGATGGCTATAAAGCTCGGCCGTACGCCGCAGCGACAGCATCGAGTAAACGACCAGGAACAATACCACGCCAACCAGGCGCCAGCCGCCGAGCGCGGCAAGCCCGCGCCGCGCCGCCACCTGTTGCCGGTCGCGGGCCAGTCGGCCGGCTTGGTTGGTCGCGATGGTCGCCGCCAGAAACCTGTCGATGGCCACCGCCGCCGCGCTGGCCAGGCCGGGCAAGTAGAGAATGACCATGCACTCGTGAACGAACATCGCGTTCGAGAAGATCGCACTGTGCAACAGCGCCGGCGCGATCAGCAACAACGGCGTCACCAGCGACAGGCGATTGCGCGCGTTCCGCATTCCGGCGGCGCAATACAAAAGCCCCGTTGCGGCGACCAGCAAGAAAGGAAGCGTCATTAAATGCGCCGCGTGCCGCAGCAGCGTCTCGATATACTCCCCCGGGCCAAACTGCGTCACCGTGCCGGCAAAGCTTAACTGCCGTGGCGCGCTCATCAGTCCGCTGCGAAACAAGAACGCGTTCTTAAGATCGGCGAACTGCGCGGCGTCAGCCAGCCACAAGTGCCCCAGAAAGAGAGCGA is a window of Pirellulales bacterium DNA encoding:
- the flgM gene encoding flagellar biosynthesis anti-sigma factor FlgM; this translates as MQIYGPNYIHGPQAIRAPHTTSPAAAPRAAAATQGADQVEISQAAQLASKLSEIPDIRHERVQSLRAAIADGSYETGDKLDGALERLLDEIG
- a CDS encoding class I SAM-dependent methyltransferase produces the protein MAVSSTFDRDYFAANYANYQRQNPARKLAFYRHLIEPAATCDRPAKLLEIGCAFGGFLASLDDRWRCWGLDVSDYAIEQARLAAPTATLAVASGARIPFAETFDCVAAFDVIEHIQDLEQVADGVFRHLRPGGYFVFVVPVYDGPTGPIIHALDRDPTHLHKRSRQFWIDWLTGRFELVDWHGVYRYLLPLGYYVHLPTRRFRRFTPAIAVVARRPLESSAT
- a CDS encoding glycosyltransferase family 2 protein, translated to MSQGQPAAPARVRPPRRVFIVLPAFNEAARIGRLLDNTDDALDEAGLAYQIIVIDDGSTDDTARIVRERALRMPILLKQHAQNQGLGATIRDGLLAAVELASPADVIITMDADDTHSPGLILRMVRLIREGFDVVIASRYQPGSRSIGVPWSRRVLSYGASWLFRVLYPISGVRDYTCGYRAYRAEVIQQAVRRYADDFLNQDGFQCMVDILLKLRPMQLVFGEVPFILRYDQKEGATKMRIGRTIRQTLAVLVQRKFTRWQ
- a CDS encoding glycosyltransferase family 39 protein — its product is MANQRANLGIAALLVLTAAGMLPFANAPWAHRDDYASAAYALIARNHVEFGLAATRGASVLNVDRTAPAESPIYAHHPFLWPLVEAATFRLFGASELVTRLVCIATASATIWLLFRLLREQFSTRVGFFAAGLFAVSPANLFTGRTNSLEQPANLFVVASVLAYTRWRAQRSGGRLLWLLAVLAIGMQIEWQIYYLAAILPVHAVLSGRQRDDWLAGAAMAATALAMFALFLGHLWLADAAQFADLKNAFLFRSGLMSAPRQLSFAGTVTQFGPGEYIETLLRHAAHLMTLPFLLVAATGLLYCAAGMRNARNRLSLVTPLLLIAPALLHSAIFSNAMFVHECMVILYLPGLASAAAVAIDRFLAATIATNQAGRLARDRQQVAARRGLAALGGWRLVGVVLFLVVYSMLSLRRTAELYSHPNFDALIAGVEIGDVAGPHDNVLVLGIPYHPAVEWYAKRDVQFADRNPTGAARPDRAPTMVAVLDHVDDWLAAASQQAGDDFARQTRGLLGLVEQAQSRQKTDHLTLYRLSPSDQPPPGESTRRLLQ